Within the Candidatus Hydrogenedentota bacterium genome, the region CGAATCCGGTCATGCCGCCAAGATGATGATACGTTTCGGCCGCCGTCGTGTCGCGGCCGCAGAAGGTCAGGTCAACGCACGCGTCGTCAAGAACGAAACGGCCGCGGCTGCCCGTCACCTCGCACCGTTCGAGACCGAAGCCGCCGCCTGCGTCATAGCTGCCCGTCAAATGGCCCAGTACGCCGTTCCGGAACTGCATGTTGGCCTGCACGTTCGACCAGCATTTGCGCTTCCGGCCTTCGCGGGTCTCGCCCCGCAGAAAGAATGCCTGAACGCTGACCACATCGCCGCAAAAATAGCGCATCACGTCGATGGAATGCGGATGCAGCGCGCGGATATGAAAATGCGGCGAGGTCTCGTTGGGATTGTCGATCCACATCGTCATGTTGATCATGTGAAGGCGGCCGAGCCTGCCCGTTTCCACCCATTCCTTCGCCAGGCGCGCCGCGGGCGTGAAACGATGGTTCAGGTCTATGCCGTAACGCAACCGTTTCTTTCTGGCCAGCGCCACCATCTCCCCGGCTTTGGCAATCTCGTTGGAAATGGGTTTCTCGCCCAGTACCGGGATGCCGCCTTCGAGCAGTTCCATCGTCGGGCGGTAGTGGTCGCCGCCGTTTTCCTTGCCCGCCGTGCACATGCTTGCGCAGTCGATCCGGATGCCGGACCGGAGAAGGTCCTGGACGCTGTAGAAGGCCGGGCAGCCGTAACTCGCGGCGGCACGGTCGGCGCGTTCCCGGATGATGTCGCACACCGCGGCAATCTTCGCGAACGGGTCCTGCTGATAGCACCGCGCGTGCACGTTTCCGATGTTACCCATGCCGACAATGGCCACGTTCAACGCCATGAAACCGTCCTCCTTGCGTTTGGATGCGCATTTCCCCGGGCAGGCGCGCCATTCAAGCATGACGCCATACTAAAATCAAATGGCGCGCGGTCCCGGCCGCTGAATCAGGCTGGTTCCCAGGCGCGCGGTCCGGGTTGCTGGCGCGAAAAGCCGGTGCACGCTTCATTTTACTTAACGGCCGCTTTTTCCGTATGATCTTTTCCGGATACATGGGTCACGCTGCTCGCAGTCGGGGGAGGAGTGCACTCGTACCGGGCGGCGGTAATCAGCGGAAGGGAAACAGACATGCGCAGACTGCTTCTTGTCGCACTTATACTGTCATTTGCCGGTTCGGCCTTTGCCGAACTCCAGAATATCATGGTCGGCGGCGAACTCCGCATTCGCGGACGCTACTTCCGTAACGGCGTCACAACGCTCATTGGCCGCGAACAGCGGTTTCCCGCCACGACCGTGCCGGAGCGGGCGCTGGGCTTGTTCGGCCTGACCAGCGTCTATGACGCGGACGACCGCGGTACGGACCGGACCTTTGTGGAACAGCGGACGGTGCTCAATGTTACCGCCAATTTCACCGACGACGTGTCCGCCTTCATCGAACTGGAGTCGTTTGGGTTTTGGGGCGAAACCAATGCGCTCGGGAACGAATTCCGCTCGAATTACCTGACAGGCGTGGACAGCAGGGCGTGGACGGGTGACGACGTAGAGGTGTTCCAGGCCTACATCGACGCCAAGGAGATACTGGGCTATCCAGTCTCGCTGCGCGTTGGCCGCCAGGAACTCGTTTTCGGCGAGAGCTGGCTCGTCGGCAGCCGCGTGTCCCCGACGCTGGGCATCTCGTACGACGGCGTGCGTGCTACCTATGCGCACGACGACTTCACGG harbors:
- a CDS encoding Gfo/Idh/MocA family oxidoreductase, with the protein product MALNVAIVGMGNIGNVHARCYQQDPFAKIAAVCDIIRERADRAAASYGCPAFYSVQDLLRSGIRIDCASMCTAGKENGGDHYRPTMELLEGGIPVLGEKPISNEIAKAGEMVALARKKRLRYGIDLNHRFTPAARLAKEWVETGRLGRLHMINMTMWIDNPNETSPHFHIRALHPHSIDVMRYFCGDVVSVQAFFLRGETREGRKRKCWSNVQANMQFRNGVLGHLTGSYDAGGGFGLERCEVTGSRGRFVLDDACVDLTFCGRDTTAAETYHHLGGMTGFGETFSSRIHRWLEQNEQKAAPKDIDGSGEDALRAQKIIEACIASWEQRKVVDVAY